Proteins encoded together in one Bacteroides ovatus window:
- a CDS encoding TonB-dependent receptor, with the protein MNIIFQGRFPVRTIVLIGVALLITTQIYAQNAEARLSLTLRNATLKEFVKRIENSTGYSFIYGEEIIIKHKINLQVKDKPLREILDLVFKNEQISYQFTGRHILLQKKKESKTVGRKFTISGYVTDGTSSETLIGTNIIESHQNQGTTTNPYGFYSITLPEGETELRFSYLGYATEAHHFTLSQDTLLNIRMQGNTQLQEVVIVSDKTETGTVATQMGSIEIPMTQIKNTPSILGEADVMKAIQLMPGVQAGVDGSAGLYIRGGSPDQNLILLDGTPVYNVDHMFGFFSVFTPEAVKKVTLFKSSFPARFGGRLSSVIDVRTNDGDMQKYHGTLSIGLLTSKINLEGPIVKGKTSFNISARRSYVDLIAKPFMPNDEEYGYYFYDINAKINHKFSDRSRIYLSVYNGKDHFAANYDGDTDSKDGSTMNWGNTIVSARWNYIFNNRLFSNTTVSYNNYLFDVNSYNNNKYANSMGASIINRYSADYRSGINDWSYQIDFDYNPSPTHHIKFGTGYIYHRFRPEVMTSKISEKTGDKVDRDTTYHSIANSRIYGHELSAYLEDNIKVNDRLRLNLGLHFSLFQVQKQSYFSLQPRVSARYQLGKDVTLKASYTQMSQYVHLLSSMPIAMPTDLWVPVTKKIKPMRSHQYSLGGYYTGIEGWEFSVEGYYKDMYNVLEYKEGVSFFGSSAGWENKVEMGKGRSAGIEFMAQKTLGRTTGWLSYTLSKSDRQFAKGGINNGERFPYKYDRRHNINLTINHKFNERIDIGASWVFYTGGTSTIPEEKTAVIRPSDGTNNGFGGGYGYGDYFDSGITSPTIGEASYVEHRNNYRLPASHRLNVGVNFNKKTKHGMRTWNISLYNAYNAMNPTFVYRSTSKNDPYKPIIKKYTILPLIPSFTYTYRF; encoded by the coding sequence ATGAATATAATATTCCAAGGTCGCTTCCCTGTCAGAACCATTGTTCTGATAGGGGTGGCACTCCTTATCACCACTCAAATATATGCACAAAATGCGGAGGCCCGGCTTTCGCTGACACTACGAAACGCCACACTAAAAGAATTCGTCAAGCGGATTGAAAACTCAACCGGATATTCTTTTATCTATGGCGAGGAAATTATCATCAAACATAAAATCAATTTGCAGGTAAAGGATAAACCATTGCGTGAAATACTTGACCTCGTATTCAAGAATGAGCAGATCAGTTATCAGTTCACCGGCCGCCATATTCTACTGCAAAAGAAAAAAGAATCAAAAACCGTAGGCCGTAAGTTCACTATCAGCGGATATGTCACGGATGGAACGTCTTCCGAGACGTTGATTGGAACCAATATCATTGAGAGTCATCAGAATCAAGGAACAACCACCAATCCTTACGGTTTTTACAGCATCACTTTGCCCGAAGGAGAAACCGAACTGCGTTTCTCCTATCTGGGTTATGCCACAGAAGCGCATCATTTTACGCTCTCACAAGATACATTGCTGAATATCCGTATGCAGGGAAACACGCAGTTGCAAGAGGTAGTGATCGTTTCCGATAAAACTGAAACGGGCACCGTAGCTACCCAGATGGGCTCTATCGAAATTCCGATGACACAGATTAAAAATACGCCGAGCATACTGGGAGAAGCAGATGTCATGAAAGCCATCCAGCTGATGCCTGGCGTACAGGCAGGAGTAGACGGTTCAGCCGGACTGTATATACGCGGCGGCAGTCCGGACCAGAATCTTATTCTACTGGATGGAACTCCTGTATACAACGTAGACCACATGTTCGGATTCTTTTCGGTTTTTACTCCGGAGGCCGTCAAAAAGGTAACACTATTCAAAAGCTCCTTTCCGGCACGTTTCGGCGGACGTCTTTCTTCCGTCATTGATGTCCGCACCAATGACGGAGACATGCAGAAATACCACGGTACGCTTAGTATCGGATTACTAACCAGCAAAATCAATCTGGAAGGCCCGATTGTGAAAGGAAAAACCTCTTTCAACATTTCCGCCAGACGTTCGTATGTCGATCTCATCGCCAAGCCATTTATGCCGAATGATGAAGAATATGGTTATTACTTTTATGACATCAATGCCAAAATCAATCATAAATTCTCCGACCGGAGCCGTATCTATCTAAGCGTTTACAATGGAAAAGATCATTTTGCCGCCAATTATGATGGAGATACCGACTCCAAGGATGGAAGCACAATGAATTGGGGAAATACCATTGTTTCCGCCAGATGGAACTATATATTCAACAACCGTCTGTTCAGCAACACAACCGTCTCTTACAACAACTATTTATTCGACGTCAACTCATACAACAACAATAAATATGCTAACAGTATGGGAGCTTCGATAATCAACCGATATTCAGCCGATTATCGTTCTGGGATCAATGACTGGAGCTATCAGATTGATTTCGATTATAACCCGTCTCCCACACACCACATTAAATTTGGTACAGGATATATCTATCATCGGTTTCGTCCGGAGGTCATGACATCCAAAATCTCCGAGAAAACAGGAGACAAAGTAGATCGCGACACCACTTACCACAGCATCGCCAACAGCCGGATTTACGGGCATGAGCTATCGGCTTATCTGGAAGACAACATCAAGGTAAATGACCGTCTGCGTCTGAATCTCGGATTACACTTCTCCTTGTTTCAGGTACAGAAGCAGAGTTATTTTTCTTTGCAGCCACGAGTTTCCGCCCGTTATCAACTAGGGAAAGACGTAACTCTGAAAGCCTCTTATACACAAATGAGCCAATACGTACATCTGTTATCATCCATGCCAATCGCAATGCCTACGGACTTATGGGTTCCCGTGACTAAAAAAATCAAACCGATGCGCTCTCACCAATATTCATTAGGCGGATACTATACGGGAATCGAGGGATGGGAATTCTCGGTAGAAGGCTATTATAAAGATATGTATAATGTATTGGAGTATAAGGAGGGAGTCAGCTTCTTCGGTTCTTCTGCCGGTTGGGAAAATAAAGTGGAAATGGGCAAGGGACGTTCGGCAGGTATTGAGTTTATGGCACAGAAGACACTTGGAAGAACGACGGGATGGCTGTCCTACACTTTGTCCAAAAGTGATCGTCAGTTTGCCAAAGGCGGTATCAACAACGGTGAACGGTTTCCATATAAATATGACCGAAGACACAATATCAACCTGACAATCAACCATAAGTTCAACGAACGTATCGACATCGGTGCTTCCTGGGTGTTTTATACAGGTGGAACAAGTACAATCCCTGAAGAGAAAACCGCTGTCATCCGTCCTAGCGATGGCACAAACAACGGATTTGGAGGAGGATATGGATATGGAGATTATTTTGATTCAGGCATAACTTCACCCACCATCGGAGAAGCTTCGTATGTGGAGCATCGTAATAATTACCGGTTACCAGCCAGTCACCGGTTGAATGTGGGAGTCAATTTCAACAAAAAGACCAAACATGGTATGCGTACCTGGAATATCAGTCTGTATAATGCATATAATGCGATGAATCCTACCTTCGTATATCGCAGCACCAGCAAAAACGATCCCTACAAACCGATTATCAAGAAGTATACTATACTTCCATTAATTCCATCATTCACTTACACTTATAGATTCTAA
- the rpsR gene encoding 30S ribosomal protein S18: protein MAQQVQSEIRYLTPPSVDVKKKKYCRFKKSGIRYIDYKDPEFLKKFLNEQGKILPRRITGTSLKFQRRIAQAVKRARHLALLPYVTDMMK from the coding sequence ATGGCACAACAAGTTCAATCAGAAATCAGATATTTGACTCCGCCGTCAGTAGATGTTAAGAAGAAAAAATACTGCCGTTTCAAAAAGAGTGGTATTAGGTATATCGATTACAAAGATCCTGAATTCTTGAAGAAATTCTTGAATGAACAAGGAAAAATTCTTCCGCGTCGTATTACAGGTACTTCTTTGAAGTTCCAACGTCGTATCGCGCAGGCTGTGAAGAGAGCTCGTCACTTGGCATTGCTGCCTTATGTAACTGACATGATGAAATAA
- a CDS encoding sensor histidine kinase, protein MKKSTIWILGIVMGLSFLSLLYLQVSYIEEMMKTRKEQFDSAVRNSLDQVSKDVEYAETRRWLIEDISEAERKALIANNASIQQDNLIQQTQRFTVKSKDGKVYSDFELKVMTTKPSELPKAMISPYRGTKTIPETSRSLVEAIKNRYMYQRALLDEVAWQMIYRGSDKSIGDRVRFKELDDYLKSSLYNNSIDLPYHFTVIDKDGREVYRCADYEAKGSEDAYQQALFKNDPPAKMSILKVHFPGKKDYIFDSISFMIPSLIFTLVLLVTFIFTIYIVFRQKKLTEMKNDFINNMTHEFKTPISTISLAAQMLKDPAVGKSPQMFQHISGVINDETKRLRFQVEKVLQMSMFERQKATLKMKEIDANELIAGVVNTFALKVERYNGKITSNLEATDPVIFADEMHITNVIFNLMDNAVKYKKPEEDLELKVRTWNESGKLMISIQDNGIGIKKENLKKIFEKFYRVHTGNLHDVKGFGLGLAYVRKIILDHKGTIRAESDLNVGTKFIIALPLLKNN, encoded by the coding sequence ATGAAGAAGTCAACAATTTGGATATTAGGTATTGTAATGGGGCTTTCCTTCCTTAGCTTGCTGTATTTGCAGGTAAGTTATATAGAGGAAATGATGAAAACCCGTAAGGAACAGTTTGATTCGGCTGTACGCAATAGCCTGGATCAGGTTTCCAAGGATGTGGAATATGCAGAGACCAGACGTTGGTTGATCGAAGATATTTCAGAAGCAGAAAGAAAAGCGCTGATTGCGAATAATGCTTCCATACAACAAGACAACTTGATTCAGCAAACGCAGCGGTTTACAGTGAAGTCTAAGGATGGAAAAGTATATTCGGATTTTGAGCTGAAAGTGATGACCACTAAGCCCTCCGAGCTTCCGAAGGCTATGATTTCTCCTTACAGGGGGACAAAGACCATTCCGGAAACTTCGCGTTCATTAGTGGAAGCCATCAAGAATCGGTATATGTATCAACGGGCATTACTCGATGAAGTGGCCTGGCAGATGATTTACCGGGGAAGTGACAAGTCGATTGGAGACAGAGTACGGTTTAAAGAACTGGATGACTATCTGAAATCGAGCTTATATAATAATAGTATAGATTTGCCTTATCACTTTACGGTGATCGACAAAGACGGAAGGGAAGTCTACCGTTGTGCGGATTATGAGGCAAAGGGAAGTGAAGACGCTTATCAGCAGGCATTGTTCAAGAATGACCCGCCTGCCAAAATGAGTATCTTGAAAGTGCACTTTCCGGGGAAGAAAGATTATATCTTTGACTCCATCAGTTTCATGATTCCGTCGCTGATATTTACACTGGTATTGTTAGTGACATTCATCTTTACGATTTATATCGTATTCCGGCAAAAGAAACTGACGGAAATGAAGAATGACTTTATCAATAATATGACGCACGAATTTAAAACACCGATATCTACCATTTCATTAGCAGCCCAGATGTTGAAAGATCCCGCGGTGGGAAAATCTCCACAGATGTTCCAGCATATATCGGGAGTGATTAATGATGAAACCAAGCGCTTGCGCTTCCAGGTGGAAAAGGTGCTCCAGATGTCGATGTTCGAACGTCAGAAGGCCACTTTGAAGATGAAGGAGATTGATGCGAATGAATTAATAGCAGGAGTTGTCAATACCTTTGCGCTGAAAGTGGAACGGTATAATGGTAAGATAACATCGAACCTTGAGGCCACCGATCCTGTTATATTTGCAGACGAGATGCATATCACGAATGTAATCTTTAATCTGATGGATAACGCGGTGAAATATAAGAAACCGGAAGAGGATCTGGAACTGAAAGTGAGAACGTGGAATGAGTCGGGTAAACTGATGATTTCGATACAGGATAATGGTATCGGTATCAAAAAAGAGAACCTGAAAAAGATATTTGAAAAGTTCTATCGTGTACATACGGGTAATCTGCACGATGTGAAGGGCTTTGGACTGGGATTGGCTTATGTGAGAAAAATTATATTGGATCATAAGGGAACCATCCGGGCGGAAAGCGACCTGAACGTGGGAACTAAATTTATTATTGCATTACCTTTATTAAAAAATAATTGA
- the rpsF gene encoding 30S ribosomal protein S6, producing MNQYETVFILTPVLSDVQMKEAVEKFKGVLQAEGAEIINEENWGLKKLAYPIQKKSTGFYQLIEFNADPTVIDKLEINFRRDERVIRFLTFKMDKYAAEYAAKRRSVKSNKKED from the coding sequence ATGAATCAATACGAAACCGTTTTCATTTTAACTCCCGTTTTATCTGATGTTCAGATGAAGGAAGCGGTAGAAAAATTCAAAGGCGTTCTTCAAGCTGAAGGTGCTGAGATTATTAATGAAGAAAACTGGGGACTGAAGAAATTGGCTTACCCAATTCAGAAAAAGTCTACAGGTTTTTATCAACTGATTGAGTTCAATGCAGATCCTACTGTAATTGACAAGCTGGAAATTAATTTCCGTCGTGATGAACGCGTAATCCGTTTCTTGACTTTCAAGATGGATAAGTATGCTGCTGAATACGCTGCAAAAAGAAGAAGTGTTAAATCAAACAAAAAGGAGGATTAA
- a CDS encoding RNA polymerase sigma-70 factor, whose translation MTESEVRKLLRQMKELDSQTAFRDFYNMTYDRLFRIAYYYVKQEEWSQEIVLDVFLKLWKQRSNLLDVRNIEDYCFILVKNASLNYLEKESKHTYIHPDSLPEPQEQSYSPEESLISEELFALYVKALDRLPERCREVFIRIREEKQSYTQVAEELGISMNTVDAQLQKAITRLKEMICRAEID comes from the coding sequence ATGACCGAATCAGAAGTTAGAAAGTTATTGCGGCAAATGAAAGAACTGGATTCGCAAACTGCTTTCCGGGACTTTTACAACATGACTTACGATCGCCTCTTCCGCATAGCCTACTACTATGTGAAGCAGGAAGAATGGTCGCAGGAAATCGTTCTCGACGTATTTCTGAAACTATGGAAACAGCGTAGCAATTTACTTGATGTGAGAAACATTGAAGATTATTGTTTCATTCTCGTCAAGAATGCTTCGCTCAATTATCTGGAAAAAGAATCAAAACACACTTACATTCATCCCGATTCTCTGCCGGAGCCACAGGAACAGAGCTATTCACCGGAAGAATCACTCATCAGTGAAGAATTATTTGCTCTTTACGTAAAGGCACTCGACCGGCTTCCGGAACGTTGTAGGGAAGTATTCATTCGCATCCGCGAAGAAAAACAAAGTTATACACAAGTAGCGGAAGAATTAGGTATCAGCATGAATACAGTGGACGCACAACTTCAGAAAGCAATCACACGACTCAAAGAGATGATTTGCCGGGCAGAAATAGATTAA
- a CDS encoding response regulator transcription factor has translation MDEKLRILLCEDDENLGMLLREYLQAKGYSAELYPDGEAGYKAFLKNKYDLCVFDVMMPKKDGFTLAQDVRAANAEIPIIFLTAKTLKEDILEGFKIGADDYITKPFSMEELTFRIEAILRRVRGKKNKESNIYKIGKFTFDTQKQILSSEGKQTKLTTKESELLGLLCAHANEILQRDFALKTIWIDDNYFNARSMDVYITKLRKHLKEDDSIEIINIHGKGYKLITPEVES, from the coding sequence ATGGACGAGAAACTGCGTATTTTATTGTGCGAGGATGACGAAAATCTTGGCATGCTTTTAAGAGAATATCTACAGGCAAAAGGTTATTCTGCTGAGTTATATCCTGATGGAGAAGCCGGTTATAAGGCTTTCTTGAAGAATAAATATGACTTGTGCGTGTTTGACGTGATGATGCCTAAAAAAGACGGCTTCACACTGGCACAGGATGTCCGTGCAGCAAATGCTGAAATTCCTATTATCTTCCTGACGGCCAAAACGCTGAAAGAAGATATCCTGGAAGGCTTTAAAATCGGTGCGGATGATTATATCACCAAACCGTTTAGTATGGAAGAATTGACATTCAGAATTGAAGCAATCTTGAGACGTGTTCGTGGAAAGAAGAACAAAGAAAGCAATATCTATAAGATTGGTAAGTTTACTTTCGACACACAGAAACAAATTCTGTCGTCAGAAGGCAAACAAACTAAGCTGACTACCAAAGAGTCTGAACTGCTCGGATTGCTTTGCGCACATGCCAATGAGATTTTGCAACGTGACTTCGCTCTGAAAACAATCTGGATTGACGATAACTATTTCAATGCCCGTAGTATGGACGTGTATATCACGAAATTGCGTAAGCACCTGAAAGAAGACGATTCAATCGAAATTATCAATATTCACGGAAAAGGCTATAAGCTGATTACTCCGGAAGTTGAATCTTAA
- a CDS encoding FecR family protein gives MKHTDTELEEILNQLIASTRSPRGRFSAAASYPELEKRLKSHTRHLTLIRTFSAAAAVVLLCLSVWTAYLYMQPAAIQTISTLAETRSVRLPDGSSVTLNHYSSLSYPEKFQSDKREVELNGEAYFEVSKDPKHPFIVQTETIDVQVLGTHFNVDAYHDNPDIKTTLLSGSVAVSNKSKSVRMVLKPNEIAIYNKVEEKLTRKVLKNAEDEISWRQGEFIFDDLPLQEIARELSNSFGATIQIADTTLQNYRITARFRDGEDLATILSVLHNAGYFNYSQNNKQIIITAKPD, from the coding sequence ATGAAACACACCGATACGGAATTAGAAGAAATACTGAATCAGCTCATTGCTTCCACGCGTTCACCGCGAGGGCGTTTTTCAGCAGCAGCCAGTTACCCGGAACTAGAAAAAAGACTGAAGTCGCATACCCGGCATCTGACTTTGATACGCACCTTCTCGGCAGCAGCGGCAGTAGTTCTACTTTGCCTATCGGTATGGACAGCTTATTTATATATGCAACCTGCTGCAATACAAACGATTTCCACTCTGGCAGAGACACGTTCTGTCCGCCTCCCTGATGGTAGTTCCGTCACGCTCAACCATTATTCTTCGCTTTCTTATCCGGAAAAGTTCCAATCGGACAAACGGGAAGTGGAGCTAAATGGAGAAGCCTATTTTGAAGTAAGCAAGGACCCAAAGCATCCGTTTATCGTGCAGACTGAAACGATTGACGTTCAGGTGCTGGGAACCCATTTCAATGTAGATGCATATCATGACAATCCGGATATAAAGACAACGTTATTGTCCGGCTCGGTAGCAGTCAGCAATAAAAGTAAATCTGTTCGTATGGTTTTGAAGCCTAACGAGATTGCTATATATAATAAGGTAGAAGAAAAACTCACCCGCAAGGTTTTAAAGAATGCAGAAGATGAAATTTCCTGGCGACAAGGAGAGTTTATATTCGACGACCTGCCTTTACAAGAGATTGCCCGCGAACTGTCCAACTCATTCGGAGCGACGATCCAGATAGCCGATACAACTTTGCAAAATTACCGGATCACAGCACGATTCCGCGATGGAGAAGATCTGGCAACTATTTTATCTGTATTACATAATGCCGGTTATTTCAACTACTCACAAAACAATAAACAGATTATTATCACTGCTAAACCAGACTAA
- a CDS encoding MarR family winged helix-turn-helix transcriptional regulator encodes MIEQFNFDIRLIFAILNGKVSAAINRKLYRNFRQNGLEISPEQWTVLIFLWEKDGVTQQELCNATFKDKPSMTRLIDNMERQHLVVRISDKKDRRTNLIHLTKDGKELEEKARVIAGQTLKEALHGITLDELSIGQEVLKKVFYNTKD; translated from the coding sequence ATGATAGAGCAATTTAATTTCGACATTCGACTTATATTTGCCATATTAAATGGCAAAGTTTCTGCGGCAATCAACCGGAAACTGTACCGTAACTTTCGTCAGAACGGATTGGAAATCAGTCCCGAACAATGGACGGTACTCATTTTCCTGTGGGAAAAAGACGGCGTGACGCAACAAGAGTTGTGTAATGCAACTTTTAAAGACAAGCCCAGCATGACCCGTTTGATAGATAATATGGAACGGCAACATCTTGTTGTGCGCATTTCCGATAAAAAAGACCGCCGCACCAACCTGATCCATCTGACCAAAGACGGAAAAGAACTGGAGGAAAAAGCACGTGTCATTGCCGGACAGACTCTGAAAGAGGCTCTTCACGGTATCACTCTCGACGAATTGAGCATTGGACAGGAGGTACTGAAAAAGGTGTTCTACAATACAAAAGATTAG
- a CDS encoding elongation factor G, producing MKVYQTNEIKNIALLGSSGSGKTTLVEAMLFESGVIKRRGSVAAKNTVSDYFPVEQEYGYSVFSTVLHVEWNNKKLNIIDCPGSDDFVGSTVTALNVTDTAIILLNGQYGVEVGTQNHFRYTEKLNKPVIFLVNQLDNEKCDYDNILEQLKEAYGSKVVPIQYPIATGPGFNALIDVLLMKKYSWKPEGGAPTIEDIPAEEMDKAMEMHKALVEAAAENDENLMEKFFEQDSLSEDEMREGIRKGLIARGMFPVFCVCGGKDMGVRRLMEFLGNVVPFVSEMPKVQNTEGKEVAPDSNGPESLYFFKTSVEPHIGEVSYFKVMSGKVHEGDDLLNADRGSKERIAQIYVVAGGNRVKVEELQAGDIGAAVKLKDVKTGNTLNGKDCDYKFNFIKYPNSKYTRAIKPVNEADVEKMMSILNRMREEDPTWVIEQSKELKQTLVHGQGEFHLRTLKWRLENNEKLQVKYEEPKIPYRETITKAARADYRHKKQSGGAGQFGEVHLIVEPYKEGMPVPETYKFNGQEFKITVRGTEEIPLEWGGKLVFVNSIVGGSIDARFLPAIMKGIMSRMEQGPLTGSYARDVRVIVYDGKMHPVDSNEISFMLAGRNAFSEAFKNAGPKILEPIYDVEVFVPSDRMGDVMGDLQGRRAMIMGMSSEKGFEKLVAKVPLKEMSSYSTALSSLTGGRASFIMKFSSYELVPTDVQDKLMKDFEAKQTEE from the coding sequence ATGAAAGTATATCAGACTAATGAAATCAAGAACATTGCCTTGTTGGGAAGTTCTGGCTCTGGGAAAACCACTCTCGTGGAAGCGATGCTTTTCGAGAGTGGTGTTATAAAACGTCGCGGATCTGTTGCCGCAAAAAACACAGTTAGCGATTATTTTCCTGTTGAACAAGAGTATGGTTACTCCGTTTTCTCCACCGTTCTCCATGTAGAATGGAATAACAAAAAACTTAATATTATTGACTGTCCGGGATCGGACGACTTCGTAGGCAGCACAGTGACTGCACTAAATGTGACCGACACAGCAATTATCCTTCTTAATGGCCAATACGGTGTCGAAGTCGGTACACAAAATCACTTCCGTTATACAGAAAAGCTGAATAAACCTGTTATTTTTCTAGTCAACCAGCTTGATAATGAAAAATGCGATTATGATAATATCCTCGAACAGCTGAAAGAGGCATACGGCTCTAAGGTTGTTCCCATCCAATATCCGATAGCTACCGGTCCGGGCTTTAATGCGCTGATCGACGTATTGTTGATGAAGAAATACTCATGGAAACCCGAAGGAGGGGCTCCGACAATCGAAGATATTCCGGCAGAAGAAATGGATAAGGCCATGGAAATGCACAAAGCGTTGGTAGAAGCTGCTGCCGAGAATGATGAAAATCTGATGGAGAAATTCTTCGAACAAGATTCCCTGTCAGAAGACGAAATGCGTGAAGGTATCCGTAAGGGATTGATCGCCAGAGGTATGTTCCCTGTATTCTGTGTTTGCGGAGGTAAGGATATGGGCGTTCGCCGTTTGATGGAATTCTTGGGAAACGTTGTTCCTTTTGTATCTGAAATGCCAAAGGTACAGAATACGGAAGGTAAAGAAGTGGCTCCTGACTCCAATGGACCGGAATCTCTTTATTTCTTCAAGACAAGTGTGGAACCGCATATCGGTGAAGTTTCCTATTTTAAAGTAATGAGCGGTAAAGTTCATGAGGGAGACGATTTGCTGAATGCCGACCGTGGTTCGAAGGAACGTATCGCGCAAATCTATGTGGTAGCCGGTGGTAACCGTGTCAAGGTGGAAGAATTGCAGGCCGGTGATATCGGTGCTGCCGTGAAACTGAAAGACGTGAAAACCGGTAATACGCTGAACGGTAAGGATTGTGACTACAAATTCAATTTTATCAAATATCCGAACTCTAAATATACACGTGCCATTAAGCCGGTGAATGAAGCGGATGTGGAAAAGATGATGAGTATCCTGAACCGTATGCGCGAAGAAGATCCTACCTGGGTGATTGAGCAATCAAAAGAACTGAAACAGACTTTGGTACACGGTCAGGGAGAATTCCATCTTCGTACCTTGAAATGGCGTTTGGAAAACAACGAAAAACTTCAGGTAAAATATGAAGAACCGAAGATTCCATATCGTGAAACGATTACAAAGGCTGCCCGTGCCGACTATCGTCATAAGAAACAGTCCGGTGGTGCCGGTCAATTTGGTGAAGTTCACCTGATCGTAGAACCTTATAAAGAAGGTATGCCTGTGCCTGAAACGTATAAGTTCAATGGACAGGAATTTAAGATTACCGTGAGAGGTACGGAAGAGATACCATTGGAATGGGGTGGTAAACTGGTGTTTGTTAACAGTATCGTCGGTGGTTCTATCGATGCCCGCTTCTTGCCTGCTATTATGAAAGGTATTATGTCTCGTATGGAGCAAGGACCGTTGACGGGTTCGTATGCTCGTGACGTGCGCGTTATTGTTTACGATGGTAAGATGCACCCGGTAGATTCGAATGAAATCTCCTTTATGCTTGCCGGACGTAATGCCTTTAGTGAAGCCTTCAAGAATGCCGGTCCGAAAATTCTGGAACCGATTTATGATGTAGAAGTGTTCGTTCCGTCTGATAGGATGGGAGATGTGATGGGAGATCTGCAGGGACGTCGTGCCATGATTATGGGTATGAGTAGTGAAAAAGGTTTTGAGAAACTGGTTGCGAAAGTACCTTTGAAAGAAATGTCATCTTATTCTACGGCGCTTAGCTCTCTCACGGGTGGACGTGCTTCGTTCATTATGAAATTCTCTAGTTATGAGCTTGTGCCGACGGATGTTCAAGATAAGTTAATGAAGGACTTTGAAGCTAAACAAACTGAAGAATAA
- the hemW gene encoding radical SAM family heme chaperone HemW has protein sequence MAGIYLHIPFCKTRCIYCDFYSTTRSELKPRYVQALCRELTMRKEYLKGEDIETIYFGGGTPSQLEKEDFEQIFDTIREHYGLNHCQEITLEANPDDLSQEYLEMLSSLPFNRLSMGIQTFDDATLKLLRRRHNARTAIEAIDRCRKADFQNISIDLIYGLPGETKERWENDLRQAISLNVEHISAYHLIYEEDTPIYNMLKQHQISEVDEDSSLEFFTLLIEHLQKAGFEHYEISNFCRPGKYSHHNTSYWKGIAYLGCGPSAHSFDGMTREWNVSSIDTYIKGIEEGCRAFETEYLNPTIRYNEFIITTIRTVWGTPIEKLKQMFGNEMWKYCQKMAAPYLKNGKLEEYNGALRLTREGIFISDSIMSDLLWVD, from the coding sequence ATGGCAGGTATCTATCTTCATATTCCTTTTTGCAAAACGCGCTGCATCTACTGCGACTTCTACTCAACCACTCGCAGCGAACTCAAACCCCGTTATGTACAGGCTCTCTGCCGGGAGTTGACGATGCGTAAAGAATACCTGAAAGGAGAAGATATAGAAACTATTTATTTCGGTGGCGGAACCCCGTCTCAACTGGAAAAAGAGGATTTTGAACAAATATTTGATACCATCCGCGAGCACTACGGATTGAATCATTGTCAGGAAATCACTCTGGAAGCTAATCCGGATGATTTATCGCAGGAATATCTGGAAATGCTTTCCTCACTTCCTTTCAACCGCCTCAGCATGGGAATACAGACTTTTGATGACGCTACGCTCAAACTATTGAGACGCCGCCACAATGCCCGTACAGCCATCGAAGCAATTGACAGATGCCGGAAAGCCGATTTCCAGAACATCAGTATCGACCTAATTTACGGATTGCCCGGAGAAACAAAAGAACGATGGGAAAACGATCTCCGTCAAGCTATCAGTCTGAATGTAGAACATATCTCCGCCTATCACTTGATTTATGAGGAAGATACACCTATATATAATATGTTAAAACAGCACCAAATATCCGAGGTAGACGAAGACTCCAGTTTAGAATTTTTCACATTACTGATAGAGCATTTGCAGAAAGCAGGATTTGAACACTATGAAATTTCCAATTTCTGCCGCCCCGGAAAATATTCCCACCACAACACTTCCTATTGGAAAGGAATAGCTTATCTGGGATGCGGACCATCAGCACATTCTTTTGACGGAATGACACGGGAATGGAATGTGTCTTCAATCGACACTTATATAAAAGGTATAGAAGAAGGCTGCCGTGCTTTCGAGACAGAGTATCTGAACCCAACCATCCGCTACAACGAGTTTATTATCACTACCATCCGTACCGTATGGGGAACACCTATAGAGAAACTGAAACAGATGTTCGGCAATGAAATGTGGAAGTATTGTCAAAAAATGGCTGCACCTTATCTGAAAAATGGTAAACTGGAGGAATACAACGGAGCTTTGCGCCTAACGCGTGAAGGTATTTTTATTTCTGACAGTATAATGAGTGATTTACTTTGGGTAGATTAA